The sequence below is a genomic window from Flavobacterium keumense.
AATTCCATTACCAACTCACAAAAAATTATTCACAGTTTTACGTTCTCCACACGTTAATAAAAAAGCTAGAGAACAATTTGAAGTGATGTCATATAAGAGATTAATTGATATTTATTCTTCTTCATCTAAAACTATTGATGCTTTAATGAAACTAGAATTGCCTAGTGGGGTTGAAGTAGAAATCAAGGTATAATACCTGAATTTTTGAAATAGAAGGACGTTTCGTTTAAGCGAAAAAACATTTTTTGGAATATCTGCAAATAAGTTTTACTTTTGCACCTCGTTTTTAAAAAATAGTATTCGCTTAAGCGAAAGTTCTATATTTATATTTAATAATTAATAATTAATATTTTATGTCTGGGTTAATTGGTAGAAAAATCGGCATGACTAGTATTTTCGATGAAAACGGGAAGAATATTCCTTGTACAGTAATCGAAGCTGGGCCATGTGTTGTTACCCAAGTCAGAACCAAAGAGGTTGACGGGTATGAAGCGTTGCAACTTGGTTTCGATGACAAAAATGAGAAACATTCCACTAAAGCGGCTGTAGGTCACTTTAAAAAAGCAGGAACTGTTGCTAAGAAAAAAGTCGTTGAATTCCAAGATTTTGCAACTGAACAAAAATTAGGAGATCTTATTGATGTTACTATTTTTGAAGAAGGAGAATTTGTAGATGTACAAGGTGTATCTAAAGGTAAAGGTTTTCAGGGTGTTGTTAAACGTCACGGTTTTGGTGGTGTTGGACAATCTACTCATGGTCAACACAATCGTTTAAGAGCGCCAGGTTCTGTAGGAGCTTCTTCTTATCCATCTAGAGTATTCAAAGGAATGCGTATGGCTGGAAGAATGGGAGGAGAAAATGTAAAAGTTCAAAACCTTAGAGTTTTAAAAGTAGTGGCTGATAAGAACCTACTTATTGTTAAAGGATGTGTTCCTGGGCATACTAACTCTTATGTAATCATTCAGAAGTAATGGAAGTAAAAGTATTAGATTTCAACGGAAAAGATACTGGAAGAAAGGTTCAGCTTTCTGATTCAGTATTCGCAATTGAGCCAAACAATCATGCTGTATATCTTGATGTTAAGCAATATCTTGCTAATCAAAGACAAGGTACTCATAAGTCAAAAGAAAGAGCTGAAGTAGCTGGAAGTACACGTAAGATTAAAAAGCAAAAAGGAACTGGTACTGCTCGTGCGGGTAGTGTAAAGAATCCTTTGTTTAAAGGAGGAGGAACTGTTTTTGGTCCAAGACCAAGAAGTTATTCATTCAAATTGAATAAAAACTTGAAACGTTTGGCTAGAAAATCAGCTTTCTCAATCAAAGCAAAAGAATCCAATATTATTGTTTTGGAGGATTTTAATTTTGATACTCCAAGCACTAAAAATTTCATTAATGTTTTGAAAGCTTTAGGGTTAGAGAATAAAAAATCTTTGTTTGTGTTGGGTGATTTAAATAAAAATGTATATTTGTCGTCACGCAATTTGAAGGCTTCTAATGTTGTAAGTAGCTCAGAATTAAGCACTTACGCCATCTTAAACGCTAATAATGTAGTGCTTTTTGAAGGTTCTTTAGAAGGAATTGAAGAAAATTTAAGTAAATAAATAGGAAAATGAGTATCATAATCAGACCTATAGTAACTGAAAAAGTGACCAAAGAGAGTGAAGTTTTGAACCGATTTGGATTTTTTGTTAACACAAAAGCAAACAAAGTTGAGATTAAGAAAGCTGTTGAAGCTGCTTATGGTGTAACTGTTGTGAGTGTTAATACAATTAATGTTAGACCGGATAGAACTGCAAAATACACTAAAAGTGGTTTAATCAGTGGAAAAACAAATGCTGAAAAGAAAGCATTTGTGCAAGTAAAAGAAGGAGAATCAATTGATTTTTACAATAATATCTAATAGAGAACAATGTCAGTTAGAAAATTAAAACCTATTACCCCGGGTCAGCGTTTTAGAGTTGTGAATGGTTATGACGCCATTACAACTGATAAGCCGGAGCGCTCTTTGATAGCACCGATAAAAAACTCAGGAGGTAGAAATAGTCAGGGAAAGATGACCATGCGTTATACGGGTGGTGGTCACAAGCAGAGATATCGTATTATTGATTTTAAACGTGCTAAAGTAGGAGTTCCTGCTACGGTTAAATCTATCGAATACGATCCAAATCGTACTGCATTTATTGCTTTGTTAGCTTATGCTGATGGAGAGAAAACGTATGTAATTGCTCAAAATGGATTGAAAGTGGGTCAGAAATTAGTTTCTGGTCCAGATTCTCAACCAGAAATTGGTAATGCATTACCTTTAAGTAAGATTCCTTTAGGAACTGTAATTTCATGTATTGAGTTACGTCCAGGTCAGGGAGCTGTTATTGCTCGTTCGGCTGGTACTTTTGCTCAATTAATGGCAAGAGATGGTAAGTATGCCACAATTAAAATGCCTTCAGGAGAAACAAGATTGATCTTGTTAACTTGTTCGGCTACAATTGGAGCGGTTTCTAATTCTGATCATCAATTAGTTGTGTCTGGTAAAGCAGGTAGAACAAGATGGTTAGGAAGAAGACCTAGAACAAGACCTGTTGCAATGAACCCTGTTGATCATCCAATGGGAGGTGGTGAAGGACGTTCTTCTGGAGGACATCCACGTTCAAGAAACGGAATGCCAGCTAAAGGTTATAGAACTCGTTCTAAGAAAAACCCGAGTAATAAGTATATCGTAGAACGTAGAAAGAAATAATTGAGATATGGCACGTTCATTAAAAAAAGGACCTTTCGTTCACTATAAATTAGATAAGAAAGTTCAAGAAAATATAGAAAAAGGAAATAACGGAGTAGTAAAGACATGGTCTAGAGCTTCGATGATTACTCCAGATTTTGTTGGGCAAACAATCGCAGTTCATAACGGACGTCAGTTTGTACCTGTTTACGTTACAGAAAACATGGTAGGTCACAAGTTAGGAGAATTTTCACCAACACGATCTTTTAGAGGTCACGCTGGAGCAAAAAATAAAGGTAAAAAATAGAAGCAATGGGAGTTCGTAAAAGAGAAACAGCAGATGCAAGAAAAGAGGCTAATAAGTCACTGGCTTTTGCAAAATTGAATAACTGCCCTACTTCACCTAGAAAAATGCGCTTAGTTGCGGACTTGGTAAGAGGTCAGAAAGTGGAAAGAGCACTTAATATTTTAAGATTTAGCTCAAAAGAAGCTTCAAGAAAATTAGAGAAACTATTATTATCTGCTATCAATAACTGGGAGCAAAAAAATAGTGAAGGTAATGTTGCTGAAGCAGGCTTATTTGTAAAAGAGATCAGAGTTGATGGTGGTATGATGTTGAAAAGACTTCGTCCAGCTCCACAAGGTCGCGCACATAGAATTAGAAAACGTTCTAACCACGTAACAATCGTGTTGGGAGCTATTAATAACACACAAAGCAATTAATAAAGATGGGACAAAAGACAAATCCAATTGGAAATAGACTTGGTATCATCAGAGGATGGGACTCTAACTGGTATGGTGGAAATGATTATGGCGATAAATTAGCCGAAGATCATAAAATCAGAAAGTATATCCATGCTCGTTTATCAAAAGCTAGTGTATCAAAAGTAATTATTGAGAGAACTTTAAAACTTGTAACCGTTACTATCACTACTGCTAGACCTGGTATTATTATTGGGAAAGGTGGTCAAGAGGTAGACAAGTTGAAAGAAGAGCTTAAGAAAATTACTGATAAAGAGGTTCAAATTAACATTTTTGAAATCAAAAGACCAGAACTAGATGCTTATTTAGTTGCAACAAGTATCTGTCGTCAAATTGAGAGTCGTATTTCTTACAGACGAGCTATTAAAATGGCTATTGCTGCTTCAATGCGTATGAACGCAGAGGGTATCAAAGTATTGATTTCTGGTCGTTTGAATGGGGCGGAAATGGCGCGTTCAGAAGGTTTCAAAGAAGGTAGAATTCCTCTATCAACTTTCAGAGCTGATATTGACTATGCTTTGGCAGAAGCTCATACTACTTATGGTAGAATGGGAGTTAAAGTATGGATCATGAAAGGAGAGGTTTATGGTAAGAGAGATCTTTCTCCACTAACTGGAATGGATAAAAAACAATCTAGTGCTGGAGGTAAAGGAGATTCATCTCGTGGTAAATCAAACTTCAACAAAGGGGGTAAACCTGATGCTCGTAAAAGAAAGTAAATTTTTAAATTAAAAAAAAATGTTACAGCCTAAAAGAACAAAATACCGTAAGGTACAGAAAGGTAAAATGAAAGGTAACTCTCAAAGAGGGCATGAACTTTCAAATGGAATGTTTGGTATTAAATCTGTACATGAAACAGGAATGTTCTTAACCTCTCGTCAAATCGAAGCAGCTCGTATTGCAGCTACTCGTTATATGAAGAGAGAAGGACAGTTGTGGATTAAAATATTTCCAGACAAACCAATCACTAAGAAACCTCTAGAAGTACGTATGGGTAAAGGAAAAGGAGCAGTTGAATATTGGGCTGCTGTTGTTAAACCCGGAAGAATTATGTTTGAGGTTGGAGGAGTTCCTTTGTCAGTTGCTAAAGAGGCATTACGTCTTGCAGCGCAAAAACTTCCAGTAAAAACAAAATTCGTTATTGCGAGAGATTTCGAAGCATAATCTAATTATATTATGAAACAATCAGAAATAAAAAATCTTTCTGCAGCGGAGTTGCAAGAAAAACTTAGTCAAACTAAGAAAGTTTATGCTAATCTAAAATTGGCTCATGCTATTTCACCAATTGAAAATCCTCTACAAATAAGAACTGTAAGAAGAACAATTGCAAGATTAGCTACTGAGCTTACAAAAAGAGAGTTACAATAATTGTAATCTGCTGAAAGATGGAAAAAAGAAATTTAAGAAAAGAAAGAATTGGTGTTGTTACTTCTAACAAAATGGAGAAATCTATTGTTGTAGCTGAAGTACGTAAAGTAAAACACCCATTATACGGTAAGTTCGTGTTGAAAACAAAAAAATACGTTGCGCACGACGAAACAAACGACTGTAACATTGGAGATACTGTAAGAATTAGCGAGACGCGTCCTTTGAGTAAATCTAAATGTTGGAGATTAGTTGAAATCATTGAAAGAGCTAAATAATTATGGTACAACAAGAATCAAGACTAAAAGTAGCAGATAACACAGGAGCTAAAGAAGTTTTAACTATCCGTGTTTTAGGAGGTACCAAAAGAAGGTATGCCTCTGTTGGTGACAAGATTGTAGTTTCTATCAAAGATGCAACTCCAAACGGAAACGTTAAAAAAGGAGCTGTTTCAACTGCAGTTGTTGTACGTACCAAAAAAGAAGTGAGAAGAGCCGACGGTTCATATATCAGATTTGATGATAACGCATGTGTATTATTGAATGCTGCTGGTGAAATGAGAGGTACTCGTGTTTTTGGTCCGGTGGCAAGAGAACTTCGTGAAAAACAATTCATGAAAATTGTATCATTAGCACCAGAAGTGCTTTAATTCGTTATAAGATGATAAAGCTAAAAATAAAATCAGGTGACATAGTAAGAGTTATCGCAGGA
It includes:
- the rpsJ gene encoding 30S ribosomal protein S10 — protein: MSQKIRIKLKSYDHMLVDKSAEKIVKTVKTTGAVVTGPIPLPTHKKLFTVLRSPHVNKKAREQFEVMSYKRLIDIYSSSSKTIDALMKLELPSGVEVEIKV
- the rpsQ gene encoding 30S ribosomal protein S17, with the protein product MEKRNLRKERIGVVTSNKMEKSIVVAEVRKVKHPLYGKFVLKTKKYVAHDETNDCNIGDTVRISETRPLSKSKCWRLVEIIERAK
- the rplN gene encoding 50S ribosomal protein L14 gives rise to the protein MVQQESRLKVADNTGAKEVLTIRVLGGTKRRYASVGDKIVVSIKDATPNGNVKKGAVSTAVVVRTKKEVRRADGSYIRFDDNACVLLNAAGEMRGTRVFGPVARELREKQFMKIVSLAPEVL
- the rplV gene encoding 50S ribosomal protein L22, with product MGVRKRETADARKEANKSLAFAKLNNCPTSPRKMRLVADLVRGQKVERALNILRFSSKEASRKLEKLLLSAINNWEQKNSEGNVAEAGLFVKEIRVDGGMMLKRLRPAPQGRAHRIRKRSNHVTIVLGAINNTQSN
- the rplW gene encoding 50S ribosomal protein L23; this encodes MSIIIRPIVTEKVTKESEVLNRFGFFVNTKANKVEIKKAVEAAYGVTVVSVNTINVRPDRTAKYTKSGLISGKTNAEKKAFVQVKEGESIDFYNNI
- the rplC gene encoding 50S ribosomal protein L3, which produces MSGLIGRKIGMTSIFDENGKNIPCTVIEAGPCVVTQVRTKEVDGYEALQLGFDDKNEKHSTKAAVGHFKKAGTVAKKKVVEFQDFATEQKLGDLIDVTIFEEGEFVDVQGVSKGKGFQGVVKRHGFGGVGQSTHGQHNRLRAPGSVGASSYPSRVFKGMRMAGRMGGENVKVQNLRVLKVVADKNLLIVKGCVPGHTNSYVIIQK
- the rplD gene encoding 50S ribosomal protein L4, with the protein product MEVKVLDFNGKDTGRKVQLSDSVFAIEPNNHAVYLDVKQYLANQRQGTHKSKERAEVAGSTRKIKKQKGTGTARAGSVKNPLFKGGGTVFGPRPRSYSFKLNKNLKRLARKSAFSIKAKESNIIVLEDFNFDTPSTKNFINVLKALGLENKKSLFVLGDLNKNVYLSSRNLKASNVVSSSELSTYAILNANNVVLFEGSLEGIEENLSK
- the rpsS gene encoding 30S ribosomal protein S19, whose product is MARSLKKGPFVHYKLDKKVQENIEKGNNGVVKTWSRASMITPDFVGQTIAVHNGRQFVPVYVTENMVGHKLGEFSPTRSFRGHAGAKNKGKK
- the rpmC gene encoding 50S ribosomal protein L29 is translated as MKQSEIKNLSAAELQEKLSQTKKVYANLKLAHAISPIENPLQIRTVRRTIARLATELTKRELQ
- the rplB gene encoding 50S ribosomal protein L2, giving the protein MSVRKLKPITPGQRFRVVNGYDAITTDKPERSLIAPIKNSGGRNSQGKMTMRYTGGGHKQRYRIIDFKRAKVGVPATVKSIEYDPNRTAFIALLAYADGEKTYVIAQNGLKVGQKLVSGPDSQPEIGNALPLSKIPLGTVISCIELRPGQGAVIARSAGTFAQLMARDGKYATIKMPSGETRLILLTCSATIGAVSNSDHQLVVSGKAGRTRWLGRRPRTRPVAMNPVDHPMGGGEGRSSGGHPRSRNGMPAKGYRTRSKKNPSNKYIVERRKK
- the rpsC gene encoding 30S ribosomal protein S3; this translates as MGQKTNPIGNRLGIIRGWDSNWYGGNDYGDKLAEDHKIRKYIHARLSKASVSKVIIERTLKLVTVTITTARPGIIIGKGGQEVDKLKEELKKITDKEVQINIFEIKRPELDAYLVATSICRQIESRISYRRAIKMAIAASMRMNAEGIKVLISGRLNGAEMARSEGFKEGRIPLSTFRADIDYALAEAHTTYGRMGVKVWIMKGEVYGKRDLSPLTGMDKKQSSAGGKGDSSRGKSNFNKGGKPDARKRK
- the rplP gene encoding 50S ribosomal protein L16; translation: MLQPKRTKYRKVQKGKMKGNSQRGHELSNGMFGIKSVHETGMFLTSRQIEAARIAATRYMKREGQLWIKIFPDKPITKKPLEVRMGKGKGAVEYWAAVVKPGRIMFEVGGVPLSVAKEALRLAAQKLPVKTKFVIARDFEA